The following are from one region of the bacterium genome:
- a CDS encoding DUF268 domain-containing protein: MKTPRRTLKKISFLKFIVIIFQTFKGQYGTFQKCRTLLIFFGDYRKYKNIKPNNNFTLKTEDLYPRIFDKTDITPLAPVYFFQNSWCAKKIFENKPERHFDIGSDAKMMGIISQFTPTTMIDIRPLPFSMQGLSFTKGDLLDLPFENGSIKSLSSICVIEHVGLGRYGDPLDSFGSEKSVKELSRVLAEGGNLYVSVPVDRDNITYFNAHRAFRRDYVLEIFSSLKLAEEMYIYGDKMTAQYDKSKGFGTGLYHFQK, encoded by the coding sequence ATGAAAACACCGAGGCGAACATTAAAAAAGATTTCTTTTCTGAAGTTTATTGTCATTATTTTCCAAACATTCAAAGGACAATATGGTACTTTTCAGAAATGTCGAACTCTTTTGATTTTTTTTGGTGATTATCGGAAATACAAAAATATAAAACCAAATAACAATTTCACCTTAAAGACGGAGGACTTGTATCCGCGTATTTTTGACAAAACGGACATCACTCCTCTTGCCCCCGTGTATTTTTTCCAGAATTCCTGGTGCGCCAAAAAAATTTTTGAAAACAAACCGGAGAGGCACTTTGATATCGGTTCGGACGCCAAAATGATGGGCATCATCTCGCAGTTCACGCCGACAACCATGATAGACATAAGACCACTGCCCTTTTCAATGCAGGGACTCTCCTTCACGAAAGGAGACCTTTTAGACCTCCCTTTTGAAAACGGCAGTATAAAATCACTAAGTTCAATATGCGTCATAGAACACGTTGGGCTCGGACGATACGGAGACCCGCTTGACTCTTTCGGTTCGGAAAAATCGGTAAAAGAGCTTTCCAGAGTTCTCGCGGAAGGCGGAAACTTGTATGTTTCGGTTCCGGTTGACCGCGACAATATCACGTATTTCAACGCCCACAGGGCTTTTAGGCGCGACTATGTATTGGAAATATTCTCGTCCTTGAAATTAGCAGAGGAGATGTATATTTACGGAGATAAAATGACCGCTCAATACGACAAATCAAAAGGATTTGGCACGGGGTTGTATCATTTTCAAAAATGA